A region of Staphylococcus sp. IVB6181 DNA encodes the following proteins:
- a CDS encoding DEAD/DEAH box helicase, protein MLKEQEKEMDVSRSWEEAQNNFKETLDKIKQLKADIEKGIQLNHSYQDAIATSKQLQAKKAHHQQLLEQIDAETAQNKTHLEETENELQENKMEQELLNHTLSQEKSNKSALDKLVGFFKGDTNQDSKNPDLSERVTKLIDDRDSLKQKQKTFKQQAIELEKQKQNSTSNIAQIKKQEQAQEDAIQQYETFKAQHSSVQFSDDAFWAKENYKVRQEKVLNTSDELQFYRGLLFIQAMVLHKLVLLGNVKSVQAGLWDFERRYEYIKDKPEKVQNAWNVLHLVYPVISTTFASFRNMYRDMPKDFIDYLYIDEAGQAVPQAAVGAMQRARQVVAVGDPIQIEPVVTLDNHLIDLVRKAYQVPERLVSAEASVQSIADNANVFGYWKGTDSGNPTWIGIPLWVHRRCLNPMFDISNIIAYEEKMVLPDYIKKKPGQASWLDIKGKAGPKQFVKEQGEAVVNCLLKDWKKALQNGESAPSTYVISPFTKVKDEIRKSVRNALQIEINLDRKAASEWAKKSIGTVHTFQGKEADKVYFVTGTDDTQNGAIKWSCQKPNLINVAVTRAKKEFVIIGDKERISKLENYEIIAEHVN, encoded by the coding sequence TTGTTAAAAGAACAAGAAAAAGAGATGGATGTCTCTCGATCATGGGAAGAGGCTCAGAATAATTTTAAAGAGACTTTAGATAAAATTAAACAACTAAAAGCAGATATCGAAAAAGGTATACAGCTTAATCACAGCTATCAAGATGCCATTGCAACATCTAAGCAGCTACAAGCGAAAAAAGCACACCACCAACAGCTGCTTGAACAAATAGATGCTGAAACTGCTCAAAATAAAACCCATCTAGAAGAAACAGAAAATGAACTCCAAGAAAATAAAATGGAACAAGAACTTTTAAATCATACATTATCACAAGAAAAAAGCAACAAGTCAGCGTTAGATAAACTCGTAGGTTTTTTCAAAGGTGACACGAACCAAGATTCAAAAAATCCTGATCTAAGCGAAAGAGTCACAAAACTTATAGATGATAGAGATAGTCTTAAACAAAAGCAAAAAACATTTAAGCAACAGGCAATTGAGTTAGAAAAACAAAAGCAAAACAGCACATCAAATATTGCACAAATTAAAAAGCAAGAACAAGCCCAAGAAGATGCAATCCAACAGTATGAAACATTTAAAGCGCAACATAGCAGTGTGCAATTTTCTGATGATGCCTTTTGGGCGAAAGAGAATTATAAGGTTCGACAAGAAAAAGTGCTTAACACTTCAGATGAGCTGCAATTTTATCGAGGACTGTTGTTTATTCAAGCCATGGTGCTGCATAAATTAGTGCTGTTAGGTAATGTGAAATCAGTTCAAGCTGGACTTTGGGACTTTGAACGACGCTATGAATATATCAAGGATAAACCAGAAAAAGTACAAAATGCATGGAATGTATTGCACCTTGTATATCCAGTTATCAGTACGACCTTTGCGAGTTTTAGAAATATGTATCGTGACATGCCTAAAGACTTTATAGACTATCTATATATTGATGAAGCAGGACAAGCGGTACCTCAAGCTGCGGTTGGCGCAATGCAACGTGCACGACAGGTTGTGGCAGTGGGCGATCCGATTCAAATTGAGCCTGTAGTGACGCTTGATAACCATCTAATCGATTTAGTCCGTAAAGCGTATCAAGTGCCGGAACGATTAGTCAGTGCAGAAGCGTCTGTACAAAGCATTGCTGATAATGCCAATGTTTTCGGCTATTGGAAAGGAACAGATTCGGGTAATCCAACATGGATAGGCATTCCATTGTGGGTACATAGAAGATGTCTGAATCCTATGTTTGATATTAGTAATATCATTGCATATGAAGAAAAGATGGTACTTCCAGATTACATTAAGAAAAAGCCAGGACAAGCATCATGGCTTGATATCAAAGGTAAAGCAGGGCCAAAACAATTTGTTAAAGAACAAGGAGAAGCAGTGGTTAATTGTCTATTAAAAGACTGGAAAAAAGCTCTGCAAAATGGTGAATCTGCACCAAGTACGTATGTAATTTCACCGTTTACCAAAGTGAAAGATGAAATTAGAAAATCTGTACGCAATGCATTACAAATAGAAATTAATTTAGATAGAAAAGCAGCTAGTGAATGGGCGAAAAAATCAATTGGAACAGTGCATACATTCCAAGGTAAAGAAGCGGATAAGGTTTATTTTGTGACAGGAACGGACGACACGCAAAATGGTGCCATTAAATGGTCATGTCAAAAACCTAATTTGATTAATGTTGCTGTCACACGTGCTAAAAAGGAATTTGTGATTATCGGAGATAAGGAAAGAATAAGTAAACTAGAAAATTATGAAATTATTGCAGAACATGTAAATTAA
- a CDS encoding cupin domain-containing protein, translated as MTYNFEDQGKKPVVDNIEGMTLENENYRTTIWTGSNIQVTLMTIQPGDDIGLEIHHGIEQFLRIEQGKGLCQMGPKEDDLNFEKEVGPDDAIFVPADTWHNVTNKGDEPLKLYSIYGGPDHKFGTVHKTHEDAENDPNEH; from the coding sequence ATGACTTATAACTTTGAAGACCAAGGCAAAAAACCAGTTGTAGATAATATTGAAGGTATGACACTAGAAAATGAAAATTATCGTACTACAATTTGGACAGGCTCTAACATTCAAGTGACATTAATGACTATTCAACCCGGAGATGACATCGGTTTAGAAATCCACCACGGAATCGAACAATTCTTACGTATTGAACAAGGTAAAGGCTTATGCCAAATGGGACCAAAAGAAGACGATTTAAACTTTGAAAAAGAAGTAGGTCCAGACGATGCAATCTTTGTACCTGCAGATACATGGCACAACGTTACTAATAAAGGCGACGAACCATTAAAATTATATTCTATCTACGGCGGACCAGATCATAAATTCGGCACAGTGCATAAAACACATGAAGATGCAGAAAATGATCCGAACGAACATTAA
- a CDS encoding PH domain-containing protein, giving the protein MILDKVNPDDLFPTESQQASVLGKMGYPMNGEIKIFEAAYVATNERLILNVDMAGEFYYRNIAYNEIKAIELEDDTLNLTFEIGTFKLTDFNKDSAESFKDYVISQIK; this is encoded by the coding sequence ATGATTTTAGATAAAGTAAATCCTGATGACCTGTTCCCTACTGAATCTCAGCAAGCTTCAGTCTTAGGTAAAATGGGTTATCCGATGAATGGTGAAATCAAAATCTTTGAAGCAGCGTATGTCGCAACGAATGAACGTCTGATTTTAAATGTAGATATGGCAGGAGAATTTTATTACCGCAATATCGCTTATAATGAAATCAAAGCCATTGAACTTGAAGACGATACATTGAACTTAACGTTTGAAATCGGCACATTTAAATTAACCGACTTCAACAAAGACAGCGCTGAAAGCTTTAAAGACTATGTAATATCACAAATAAAATAA
- a CDS encoding APC family permease, translated as MRLNKSPYYFYPAIVWIVDAGGIGVVIGYLLVALSFLKLRKAAPDLKRPYKIKNGKAIGVIAIILSLSFIIIYLPGMPSSLIWPSEWLIVFVWYGIAAILYYVQKRKNKVVENDKIRSFEPSNE; from the coding sequence ATGCGCCTAAATAAATCACCCTATTATTTTTATCCCGCTATAGTGTGGATTGTGGACGCTGGGGGTATTGGAGTAGTAATTGGTTATTTATTGGTTGCACTCTCTTTCTTAAAGTTAAGAAAAGCAGCACCAGATTTAAAACGACCTTATAAAATCAAGAATGGTAAAGCAATAGGTGTCATTGCAATTATTTTAAGTTTATCGTTCATCATTATTTACTTACCAGGAATGCCATCATCATTAATATGGCCTTCTGAATGGCTAATTGTCTTTGTTTGGTATGGAATAGCAGCGATTTTATATTATGTACAAAAAAGGAAAAATAAGGTGGTAGAAAATGACAAAATTAGAAGTTTTGAACCCAGCAACGAATGA
- a CDS encoding DUF4242 domain-containing protein: MSLYLLETTDLSPINSKEELESKVKDLSQTNAPTLVEVQATEDLSHGYFIVEADDEKAATQHLKSASISPQTIKEVRLVDKDLDEIKKGDAKVDYLVTWNIPEGITMDQYLERKRKNSVHYEEVPEVQLQRTYVCEDMSKCVCLYNAPDEDAVRRARKAVDTPIDDIEKM; this comes from the coding sequence ATTTCTTTATATTTATTAGAAACCACTGATTTATCACCTATCAATTCTAAAGAAGAGTTAGAAAGCAAAGTGAAAGATTTATCTCAAACAAATGCGCCCACTTTAGTAGAAGTACAAGCAACTGAAGATTTAAGTCATGGTTATTTCATTGTAGAAGCTGATGATGAGAAGGCCGCAACACAACATTTAAAAAGTGCATCGATTTCCCCTCAAACGATTAAAGAAGTACGTTTGGTAGACAAGGATTTAGATGAAATCAAAAAAGGCGATGCAAAAGTAGATTATTTAGTTACTTGGAATATCCCTGAAGGTATTACAATGGATCAGTACCTTGAGCGTAAAAGAAAAAACTCAGTACACTATGAAGAAGTACCAGAAGTTCAATTACAACGTACGTATGTATGCGAAGACATGTCAAAATGTGTCTGCCTATATAATGCACCAGATGAAGATGCGGTACGCAGAGCACGTAAAGCAGTAGATACGCCAATTGATGATATCGAAAAAATGTAA
- a CDS encoding FAD:protein FMN transferase, with product MKQSVIRLMGTRITLQIEHPKAEVLLSHAEEMLKDYERRFSANDNTSDLMCVNQNAGIQPVQVDEDLFELIEQALAVSLSSNSKFNLTIGPLVKLWKIGFKDAQLPSDAEIQERLQKIQPENVELDHEARTVYLKIPGMEIDLGAIAKGYFADQLKAYFVSQGVQTGIIDLGGNVLTIGHPLDKEKWTVGIQQPESKRGQMMGVIEIEGQSVVTSGIYERYFYKDGRLYHHILDSKTGYPAEGDIASITIVSDQSIDGEIWTTVCFAMSIQQAIAVLNEIPGIEAVIISKENEVFKTQRMTHLTLF from the coding sequence ATGAAACAAAGTGTAATTCGATTAATGGGTACACGCATTACCTTGCAAATAGAACATCCAAAAGCTGAAGTGTTATTGTCACATGCTGAAGAAATGCTTAAAGATTATGAACGACGTTTCAGCGCAAATGACAATACATCCGATTTAATGTGTGTGAATCAAAATGCAGGGATTCAACCTGTCCAAGTAGATGAAGATTTATTCGAGTTGATTGAACAAGCGCTTGCGGTGAGTTTATCATCTAATTCAAAATTTAATTTAACAATTGGACCTTTGGTGAAGTTGTGGAAAATCGGCTTTAAAGATGCACAATTACCAAGTGACGCAGAGATTCAAGAACGTTTACAGAAAATCCAGCCTGAAAATGTTGAGCTTGATCATGAAGCACGTACAGTGTATTTAAAAATACCAGGTATGGAAATTGATTTAGGTGCGATTGCGAAAGGTTATTTCGCAGATCAATTAAAAGCATATTTTGTCTCTCAAGGGGTTCAAACCGGCATTATTGATTTAGGCGGGAATGTATTGACAATCGGCCACCCTTTAGACAAAGAGAAGTGGACAGTTGGCATACAGCAACCGGAATCGAAGCGCGGACAAATGATGGGCGTCATTGAAATAGAAGGGCAATCGGTAGTGACCTCTGGTATCTATGAACGCTATTTCTATAAAGACGGTAGACTCTATCATCATATATTAGATTCTAAAACAGGCTATCCAGCAGAAGGGGATATCGCAAGTATTACGATTGTATCTGATCAATCCATTGATGGTGAAATCTGGACGACTGTCTGTTTTGCAATGTCGATTCAACAAGCAATTGCGGTGTTGAATGAGATTCCCGGGATTGAAGCGGTAATCATCAGTAAAGAGAATGAAGTATTTAAGACACAACGAATGACACACCTAACGCTGTTTTAA
- a CDS encoding NAD-dependent succinate-semialdehyde dehydrogenase, whose translation MTKLEVLNPATNEVIETLEYTDEATMNKQIEKAHDAFLSWREVDAHTRSEKLWAWSKLIDEHKEELAELITKEGGKPLKEALGEVDYARSYVDWYAEEAKRLYGRTIPANSASKKIIVQSFPVGVVGAITPWNFPATMITRKMAPALAAGCTIVCKPAVQTPLTTIRLVELAHEAGIPKDVIQYVIISGKDAGRIFTESPIIQKITFTGSTPVGKKLIEGAASSVKNVTMKLGGLAPVIVHKDANIDDAVDQTIATKFRNAGQTCICANRIYVHEDIVDTYVDKLIQKVHELKVGNGLDKGVDVGPLINQDGVDKVVHQIKDAETKGGQLSRSLDEIESLGGNFLKPVVISNANQDMEIMHKETFGPVAPVMAYADLDDAIKMANDTEFGLAAYFFTNNYKTGFYIYNNLDYGVIGWNDGGPSAAHAPFGGMKESGYGREGGIEGIQPYLETKYLSIGDM comes from the coding sequence ATGACAAAATTAGAAGTTTTGAACCCAGCAACGAATGAAGTGATTGAAACACTTGAGTATACGGATGAAGCTACAATGAATAAGCAAATAGAAAAAGCACATGATGCCTTTCTATCTTGGCGTGAAGTAGATGCCCATACACGTTCTGAGAAATTATGGGCTTGGTCAAAATTAATTGATGAACATAAAGAGGAACTCGCTGAACTGATTACAAAAGAAGGCGGCAAACCTTTAAAAGAAGCTCTAGGTGAAGTTGATTATGCACGTTCCTACGTTGATTGGTATGCAGAAGAAGCAAAACGTCTATATGGACGTACTATTCCAGCAAATTCCGCTTCAAAAAAGATCATTGTTCAATCTTTCCCTGTCGGAGTTGTCGGTGCGATTACACCTTGGAACTTCCCTGCCACAATGATTACTCGTAAAATGGCACCTGCTTTAGCTGCAGGTTGTACGATTGTATGTAAACCAGCGGTACAAACACCACTGACTACAATCCGTTTAGTAGAACTAGCACATGAAGCAGGCATCCCAAAAGATGTTATTCAATACGTTATTATATCTGGTAAAGATGCTGGACGTATTTTTACTGAAAGTCCAATCATTCAAAAGATTACCTTTACAGGTTCTACACCTGTCGGCAAGAAATTGATTGAAGGCGCTGCTAGTTCTGTTAAGAATGTCACTATGAAACTCGGTGGTCTAGCACCCGTAATTGTGCACAAAGACGCAAATATTGATGATGCTGTCGATCAAACAATCGCAACTAAATTCAGAAATGCCGGTCAAACATGTATTTGTGCCAACCGTATTTATGTACATGAGGATATTGTCGATACATATGTAGATAAATTAATACAAAAAGTACATGAATTAAAAGTAGGTAACGGTTTAGATAAAGGAGTAGATGTCGGTCCGTTAATCAACCAAGATGGAGTAGATAAAGTCGTTCATCAGATTAAAGATGCAGAAACTAAAGGCGGACAATTATCTCGTTCATTGGATGAAATTGAATCACTAGGCGGCAATTTCTTAAAACCAGTCGTCATTTCAAATGCGAATCAAGATATGGAAATTATGCATAAAGAAACATTTGGTCCTGTAGCGCCTGTTATGGCTTATGCTGATTTAGATGACGCAATCAAAATGGCGAATGACACTGAATTCGGTTTAGCTGCTTACTTCTTCACTAATAATTATAAAACTGGTTTCTACATCTATAATAATTTAGATTATGGTGTTATTGGATGGAACGATGGCGGCCCTTCTGCTGCACATGCCCCATTCGGCGGTATGAAAGAAAGTGGTTATGGCAGAGAAGGCGGCATTGAAGGTATTCAGCCATATTTAGAAACGAAATATTTATCTATCGGCGATATGTAA
- a CDS encoding catalase: MSKDKSKLTGLFGHPVGDRENSATAGRRGPLLMQDVYFLELLSHFDREVIPERRMHAKGSGAFGTFTVTHDITQYTDASIFAEVGKQTPMFARFSTVAGERGAADAERDIRGFALKFYTDEGNWDLVGNNTPVFFFRDPKLFPSLNHAVKRDPRTNMRSAQNNWDFWTSLPEALHQVTILMSDRGIPRGFRHMHGFGSHTYSLLNKDNERVWVKFHFRTQQGIKNFSPEEAEQVIAKDRESSQRDLFEAIEEGNFPKWKMYIQVMTEEQARNHKDNPFDLTKVWFKDEYPLIEVGEFELNRNPDNYFMDVEQAAFAPTNIVPGIDFSPDKMLQGRLFSYGDAQRYRLGVNHWQIPVNQPKGVGVENLCPFARDGQGRFLDGNQGGSTHYYPNSTGAMESQPGYKRPPMDVVDGPAYEYDFREDDDNYFEQPGKLFRLQTPEQQEHIFQNTANEMDGVTLEVKERHIRHCYKADPDYGKGVAKAMGIDINSIDLNAED; this comes from the coding sequence ATGAGTAAAGACAAGTCGAAACTGACAGGCTTATTCGGCCATCCCGTAGGAGACCGTGAAAACTCAGCAACTGCCGGGCGACGTGGTCCATTATTAATGCAAGACGTTTATTTCTTAGAACTATTATCTCACTTTGATCGTGAAGTAATTCCAGAACGCCGTATGCACGCTAAAGGTTCAGGTGCTTTCGGTACTTTCACAGTAACCCATGACATTACACAATATACAGATGCAAGTATCTTCGCAGAAGTCGGTAAACAAACACCGATGTTTGCACGTTTCTCTACTGTAGCAGGTGAACGCGGTGCCGCTGATGCTGAACGTGATATCCGAGGTTTCGCATTAAAATTCTATACAGATGAAGGCAACTGGGACCTTGTAGGTAACAATACACCTGTCTTCTTCTTCAGAGACCCTAAATTATTCCCAAGTTTAAACCACGCTGTTAAACGTGATCCGCGTACAAACATGCGCAGTGCACAAAACAACTGGGATTTCTGGACTTCATTACCAGAAGCTTTACATCAAGTAACTATCTTAATGTCTGACCGCGGTATTCCAAGAGGCTTCAGACATATGCATGGTTTTGGTTCTCATACTTATTCTTTATTAAATAAAGATAACGAACGTGTTTGGGTGAAATTCCACTTCCGTACACAACAAGGCATTAAAAACTTCTCACCTGAAGAAGCAGAACAAGTGATTGCGAAAGACCGCGAATCTTCACAACGCGACTTATTCGAAGCGATTGAAGAAGGTAACTTCCCTAAATGGAAAATGTACATCCAAGTGATGACAGAAGAACAAGCACGCAATCATAAAGACAATCCGTTCGACTTAACAAAAGTTTGGTTTAAAGATGAATATCCATTAATCGAAGTGGGTGAATTCGAATTAAACCGCAACCCTGACAACTACTTCATGGATGTAGAACAAGCTGCTTTCGCACCAACTAACATTGTACCTGGTATCGACTTCTCACCAGATAAAATGTTGCAAGGGCGTTTATTCTCTTATGGAGATGCACAACGTTACCGTTTAGGTGTGAACCACTGGCAAATCCCAGTCAACCAACCTAAAGGTGTCGGTGTTGAAAACTTATGTCCATTCGCACGCGATGGACAAGGCCGCTTCTTAGACGGCAACCAAGGCGGCAGCACACACTACTATCCTAACAGCACAGGCGCAATGGAAAGCCAACCTGGCTATAAACGTCCACCTATGGATGTTGTAGATGGCCCAGCATATGAATACGACTTCCGTGAAGATGACGACAACTACTTCGAACAACCTGGTAAATTATTCCGTTTACAAACACCAGAACAACAAGAACATATCTTCCAAAACACTGCTAACGAAATGGACGGTGTCACTTTAGAAGTCAAAGAACGTCATATCCGTCATTGCTATAAAGCAGATCCTGACTATGGTAAAGGTGTCGCAAAAGCAATGGGTATCGATATCAACAGCATCGATTTAAACGCTGAAGACTAA
- a CDS encoding DUF262 domain-containing protein has protein sequence MSFNTENRTIKDIFQRAAEYKVPRYQRTYVWKVNNWSELLTDVTFTINTDSDANWSHFLGTIVLNDKNKNLGTAKDPGVDYYEIIDGQQRLTTIFIIFAVIVKHLNDMDNEEAENRAKFIKNTYLTTLKSTNETISKINNPDFHSSLLSILDYISKDSKVKLEKSNNTLYHVFNYFDDYIKEKSFEETDMFLNQLLKINIVEIVSGEEEEIYNIFEVLNARGQKLKQMELLKNHIMKYVQPRTDDFIDHSKNKWNDLIEITKNLSDIDSLINHFSKCYIKKGQKI, from the coding sequence ATGAGTTTTAATACTGAAAACAGAACAATTAAGGATATATTTCAACGAGCAGCTGAATATAAAGTACCAAGATACCAAAGAACTTATGTATGGAAAGTAAATAATTGGTCAGAGCTTTTAACAGATGTTACTTTTACAATTAACACAGATTCTGACGCTAATTGGTCTCACTTTCTTGGAACAATAGTTTTAAATGATAAAAATAAAAATTTGGGAACAGCTAAGGATCCAGGGGTGGATTATTATGAGATTATTGATGGTCAACAACGTTTGACTACAATCTTTATTATTTTTGCAGTTATTGTAAAACACTTAAATGATATGGATAATGAAGAAGCTGAAAACCGTGCTAAATTTATAAAAAATACTTATTTAACAACTTTAAAATCGACTAATGAAACAATTTCTAAAATTAACAATCCAGATTTTCATTCGTCACTCCTTTCAATCTTAGATTATATAAGCAAAGACTCAAAAGTAAAGCTAGAAAAGAGCAACAACACTCTGTATCATGTTTTTAACTACTTTGATGATTATATAAAAGAGAAAAGCTTTGAAGAAACAGACATGTTTTTAAACCAACTACTAAAGATTAATATTGTCGAAATTGTATCTGGAGAAGAAGAGGAAATTTATAACATTTTCGAAGTGTTAAATGCTAGGGGACAAAAGTTGAAACAAATGGAGTTACTAAAGAATCATATAATGAAATATGTCCAGCCTAGAACGGATGATTTTATTGATCACTCAAAAAACAAGTGGAATGATTTAATAGAAATCACCAAAAATTTATCGGATATTGACAGTTTGATTAATCATTTTTCAAAATGCTATATAAAAAAAGGGCAGAAAATATAA